One segment of Nostoc flagelliforme CCNUN1 DNA contains the following:
- a CDS encoding calcium-binding protein produces the protein MADITVTPLNNILNGTPDNDLILALNGDDVIIASAGNDIINGGDGQDTVDYSQSGDITVLPTGTVQKSGGAKDQLIRIKKIIGSANAIDTIDASGTDVQLIADLSAEQVNISNIPDFGSLNFRVVNFENVIGGNGNDPLTGNAGVNTRNGGWGDDNLDGRNGNDILMGGLGKDILTGGGGSDIFRYNTALEGDGIINDLNAS, from the coding sequence ATGGCTGATATCACTGTAACTCCTCTAAACAATATTCTTAACGGTACACCCGACAACGATCTAATCCTTGCATTAAATGGAGATGACGTAATTATTGCTAGTGCTGGTAACGACATTATTAATGGTGGGGATGGACAAGACACTGTAGATTACAGCCAAAGTGGTGATATCACGGTATTACCAACAGGTACAGTTCAAAAAAGTGGTGGTGCTAAAGACCAACTTATTAGGATTAAAAAAATTATTGGTTCAGCAAATGCGATAGATACGATAGACGCTTCTGGAACCGATGTACAGCTAATTGCTGATTTATCTGCCGAACAAGTCAACATAAGCAATATTCCCGATTTCGGTTCTTTAAATTTCCGAGTTGTGAACTTTGAGAACGTTATCGGAGGTAATGGAAATGACCCCTTAACTGGGAATGCTGGAGTCAATACCCGGAACGGTGGTTGGGGTGATGACAACCTTGATGGTAGAAATGGTAATGATATTCTAATGGGCGGATTGGGTAAAGATATCTTAACTGGTGGAGGAGGATCTGATATCTTCCGTTACAACACTGCTTTAGAGGGTGACGGTATTATCAACGACTTAAACGCATCTTAA
- a CDS encoding nicotinate phosphoribosyltransferase, which translates to MTTLPDLDYVYKQQSQQNQELNLSADDYSLLTDLYQLTMAACYTGEGIEQRRASFELSVRRLPEGFGYLIAMGLTQALEYLAKIRFSSVQIAALQATGIFAQAGDRFWSLLAEGKFTGDVWAVPEGTAVFANQPLLRVEAPLWQAQLVETYLLNTINYQTLIATKAARLRDIAGEQATLLEFGTRRAFSPQGSLWAARAALAGGLDSTSNVLAALQLGQKPSGTMAHALVMALSAIEGTEEQAFSAFHRYFPGAPLLIDTYDTIAAAQRLAEKVNSGEMQLTGVRLDSGDLVTLSKQVRSLLPDVPIFASGDLDEWEIARLKAAGAEIDGYGLGTRLVTGLPVNGVYKLVDIDGIPVMKQSSGKVTYPGRKQIFRSYTGGKVKADRLGLLGEIPQEEEPLLQLVVQEGERVQPLESLATIRQRTAASVASLPQETRRLDHPVAVEVEISEGLRVLTEETKKRTAKDAFTKCLEEKDAK; encoded by the coding sequence ATGACAACTTTGCCAGATTTGGACTATGTATATAAACAGCAGAGCCAGCAGAACCAGGAACTAAACCTTTCTGCGGATGATTACAGCTTACTGACCGACCTTTACCAGTTAACAATGGCAGCTTGTTACACAGGCGAAGGTATAGAACAACGACGGGCAAGCTTTGAGTTGTCTGTTAGGCGATTACCAGAGGGTTTTGGTTATTTAATTGCAATGGGGCTGACGCAGGCATTGGAATATTTAGCCAAAATCCGCTTTAGTTCCGTGCAAATTGCGGCATTACAGGCAACAGGAATTTTTGCTCAAGCAGGCGATCGCTTTTGGTCACTTTTAGCTGAGGGAAAGTTTACGGGTGATGTTTGGGCAGTACCAGAAGGGACGGCCGTCTTTGCCAATCAGCCACTGTTGCGAGTGGAAGCACCACTTTGGCAAGCACAACTAGTAGAAACTTACCTGCTGAATACGATTAATTACCAGACTTTAATTGCCACAAAAGCAGCCCGGTTGCGGGATATTGCGGGGGAGCAAGCAACACTTTTAGAATTTGGCACAAGACGAGCATTTAGTCCCCAAGGGTCTTTGTGGGCGGCACGGGCAGCGTTGGCAGGTGGTTTAGATTCCACTTCTAATGTGTTAGCAGCGCTACAACTGGGACAAAAGCCAAGTGGTACGATGGCACACGCCCTGGTGATGGCTTTGTCAGCAATAGAAGGCACTGAAGAACAAGCTTTCAGTGCATTTCATCGGTATTTTCCGGGTGCGCCATTACTGATTGATACTTACGATACCATTGCTGCTGCCCAGCGCTTGGCCGAAAAAGTAAATTCTGGGGAAATGCAATTAACAGGAGTGAGATTGGATTCAGGAGATTTAGTTACCTTATCAAAACAGGTGCGATCGCTCCTTCCCGATGTGCCAATTTTTGCCAGTGGCGACTTGGACGAGTGGGAAATTGCCAGATTAAAAGCAGCTGGGGCCGAGATTGATGGTTATGGACTGGGAACGCGACTAGTTACAGGTTTGCCTGTAAATGGAGTTTATAAACTTGTAGACATTGATGGTATCCCAGTGATGAAGCAGTCAAGTGGTAAAGTTACTTATCCAGGACGCAAGCAGATTTTTCGCTCGTATACGGGAGGTAAGGTAAAAGCAGACAGGTTAGGACTTTTAGGTGAAATTCCTCAAGAAGAAGAACCTTTGTTGCAGTTGGTAGTGCAAGAAGGTGAACGGGTGCAGCCGTTGGAGTCGTTGGCAACAATTCGTCAGCGTACCGCCGCATCAGTTGCTAGTTTGCCACAGGAAACACGGCGCTTGGATCATCCGGTGGCTGTAGAAGTGGAGATTTCTGAGGGGTTACGGGTGTTGACTGAGGAAACTAAAAAACGAACCGCAAAGGACGCATTCACGAAGTGTCTCGAAGAGAAGGACGCAAAGTAA
- a CDS encoding trehalase family glycosidase, translated as MITPALTTTQIDTVRLHIKKTWKTLTRSHEHLLKSAKDTKLDHKTDTPWLVYISPLEDCPDIQTVLERSLSSKDMQRIEIRTLPSEVEAIKEHGLLYLPGPYVVPGGRFNEMYGWDSYFILLGLLHDEEWELAQSQVDQLLYQVKHYGTILNANRTYMLSRSQPPVLSMMVLALFQHTQDEEWLRTTVPLLEQFYYYWVVPPHLNPGTGLSRFYAFGEGPAPEVVFSERDEEGKSHYDRVKEYYQTFEIEDYDVNLYYDRENDKLTHLFYKADRTMRESGFDITNRFGPFSADILHYAPVCLNSLLYQVEQDLAQINAILGNEQLEKQWRDRGAYRRDRIDKFLWNEERGLYCDYHFQSGKRRCYEFATTFYPLWLGISSQAQAQRVVENLSLFEAPGGILTSTHVTGNQWDAPFGWAPLTYIAVEGLHRYGFHTEGDRIANKFLAMVIKEFERHNTLVEKYDVERCSANVSDEISFGYSSNEVGFGWTNGVILELLAGGGKKV; from the coding sequence ATGATCACCCCAGCACTTACCACCACGCAGATAGACACCGTGCGCCTCCATATCAAAAAAACCTGGAAAACCTTAACGCGATCGCACGAACACTTATTAAAATCCGCCAAAGATACCAAACTAGATCACAAAACCGACACTCCTTGGCTCGTCTACATTTCCCCCTTAGAAGATTGTCCCGACATTCAGACAGTGTTAGAGCGATCGCTATCTTCCAAGGATATGCAAAGAATTGAAATTCGCACTTTGCCCTCAGAAGTCGAAGCGATTAAAGAGCATGGCTTACTGTACCTACCAGGGCCTTATGTCGTACCAGGTGGTCGATTTAACGAAATGTATGGCTGGGACAGCTACTTTATATTACTGGGACTTTTGCACGATGAAGAATGGGAGCTAGCGCAAAGCCAAGTAGATCAATTATTGTACCAGGTGAAGCATTACGGCACTATCCTCAATGCCAACCGGACTTATATGCTGTCGCGATCGCAACCCCCCGTTCTCAGCATGATGGTTTTGGCATTATTCCAGCACACCCAGGATGAAGAGTGGTTGAGGACAACCGTACCGCTTTTAGAACAATTTTACTATTACTGGGTAGTACCGCCCCATTTGAATCCCGGAACCGGCTTATCCAGATTTTATGCCTTTGGCGAAGGCCCCGCGCCAGAAGTTGTGTTCTCCGAGCGAGATGAGGAGGGAAAAAGCCATTATGATCGCGTCAAAGAATATTACCAAACCTTTGAGATTGAAGATTACGACGTTAATCTTTACTACGATCGGGAAAATGACAAACTGACCCACCTATTTTACAAGGCCGATCGCACCATGCGCGAGTCCGGTTTTGATATCACCAACCGATTTGGCCCCTTCAGTGCTGATATCCTCCACTACGCTCCTGTGTGCCTCAACAGTTTGCTGTATCAGGTAGAACAAGACTTGGCGCAAATTAACGCTATTTTGGGGAACGAACAACTAGAAAAACAATGGCGCGATCGCGGCGCATATCGGCGCGATCGGATCGATAAATTTCTCTGGAATGAAGAACGAGGACTCTATTGCGACTATCACTTCCAGAGTGGAAAACGCCGTTGCTACGAATTTGCTACCACATTCTATCCCCTGTGGCTGGGAATTTCTTCTCAAGCCCAAGCCCAGCGCGTCGTGGAAAATCTCTCTTTGTTTGAAGCCCCAGGCGGAATTCTTACAAGTACTCATGTTACCGGAAACCAGTGGGATGCTCCCTTCGGTTGGGCACCATTGACGTACATTGCTGTCGAGGGACTTCACCGTTATGGGTTTCATACAGAAGGCGATCGCATTGCCAACAAATTCCTGGCTATGGTAATTAAAGAATTCGAGCGTCACAACACCCTAGTAGAAAAATATGATGTTGAACGCTGTTCTGCCAACGTTTCCGATGAAATCTCCTTTGGATACAGTTCTAACGAAGTTGGTTTCGGCTGGACAAATGGAGTAATTCTGGAACTCTTAGCAGGCGGTGGGAAAAAAGTTTAA
- the treY gene encoding malto-oligosyltrehalose synthase translates to MRIPTATYRIQFTPQFGFDNAKAIAAYLADLGISDLYASPIFKARSGSTHGYDIVDATQLNPELGTNESFDALVSEIQSLGMGWLQDIVPNHMAYSSENDYLMDVLEHGPDSSYTDYFDLSWNAPFGDRQERILAPLLGDFYGASLENGHIQLQYEQNGLTVNYYSLKLPLRLESYTKFITHNLGKLTRTLGRNHPDFIKLLGILYILKSVPSEVAGKQRQDQIAFIKGLVWELYTTNDAIREFIDENIETFNGEPGNSESFNLLDELLNDQFYRLAFWKVGAEEMNYRRFFTVNELISVKVEELRVFNNTHSLIQKLVEEGKFTGLRIDHIDGLYNPIQYLERLREKAGDVYITVEKILELTEELPENWKIEGTSGYDFLNYVNGVFCQTENESSFDKIYQNFISSRVDYASVVKDKKHLILEKNLAGDIDNLALLLKNVSSKYRYGNDFTLNGLKRAIAEVLTLFPIYRTYITPDGIGESDRATIQKVIDQAKEQVPLLQNELTFIEKLMLLEFDNSLTQTEREQWIYFVLRMQQYSGPLMAKGVEDTTLYVYNRLLSLNEVGGNPGHFGIDLAKFHAFNKQHQETWPHTMNTTATHDTKRGEDVRARLNVLSEIPDEWDQQVNTWSAMNRGHRSHRHGFAMPDRNDEYFLYQTLLGAFPFAEHEHASFVERVKDYIIKAIREAKVHTAWLRPDSEYEEACTSFIEKVLDPSLSGEFLEAFRPFQGRIAEYGIFNSLSQTLLKITAPGVPDVYQGTELWELSLVDPDNRRPVDFEQRRTYLSAIREQVKTDTLALIQELLNDKTDGRIKLFLTAQLLQARTNYVSLFQDGDYLPLEIQGTYANHIIAFARREGNQTAIAIAPRFLTNLIQPGDNPLGESVWQDTHLQLPPGTPSTWKNVLTQQPLQTTQTLSIGSALAHFPVALLISSAQ, encoded by the coding sequence ATGCGAATTCCTACCGCCACTTATCGAATTCAGTTTACACCTCAGTTTGGCTTTGACAACGCCAAAGCGATCGCAGCTTATCTAGCAGATTTAGGTATTTCCGATTTGTATGCTTCCCCGATTTTCAAAGCAAGATCCGGGAGTACGCACGGCTACGATATAGTAGATGCTACTCAACTTAACCCAGAACTCGGAACTAATGAATCCTTTGATGCATTAGTTAGTGAAATTCAATCCCTTGGTATGGGCTGGTTACAAGATATTGTGCCAAACCACATGGCCTATAGCAGCGAAAACGATTACTTGATGGACGTATTGGAACACGGCCCAGATTCCAGCTATACCGACTACTTCGACCTTTCTTGGAATGCCCCCTTTGGCGATCGCCAAGAGCGAATTCTTGCACCGTTGCTGGGAGATTTCTATGGTGCATCCCTAGAAAACGGACACATTCAACTGCAATATGAACAAAACGGTTTAACCGTCAACTATTACAGCTTAAAACTGCCACTCAGGTTAGAATCTTACACAAAATTTATCACCCATAATCTGGGTAAACTCACCCGTACACTGGGACGCAATCATCCCGATTTTATTAAGCTATTGGGAATTCTCTACATTCTCAAAAGTGTACCCTCAGAAGTTGCAGGAAAACAGCGACAAGACCAAATCGCATTTATTAAAGGATTGGTTTGGGAACTCTACACCACAAACGATGCTATCCGCGAGTTCATTGATGAAAATATCGAAACTTTTAACGGAGAACCCGGTAATTCAGAAAGCTTTAACCTCCTAGATGAATTACTGAATGACCAGTTTTACCGCCTCGCCTTTTGGAAAGTTGGTGCGGAGGAAATGAACTACCGCCGTTTCTTTACTGTCAATGAACTGATTTCCGTTAAAGTTGAAGAACTGCGAGTTTTTAATAATACCCACAGCCTAATTCAAAAGCTAGTTGAAGAAGGCAAATTTACTGGTTTACGGATTGATCATATTGATGGACTTTATAACCCAATCCAGTATCTCGAAAGGCTGCGAGAAAAGGCGGGAGATGTTTATATCACCGTCGAGAAGATTTTAGAACTCACCGAAGAATTGCCGGAAAACTGGAAAATAGAAGGAACGTCTGGGTATGACTTTCTCAACTATGTAAATGGCGTATTTTGTCAAACAGAAAATGAATCATCCTTCGATAAAATTTACCAAAACTTTATCAGTTCTAGAGTAGATTATGCATCAGTGGTGAAGGATAAAAAACACCTAATTTTGGAAAAGAATTTAGCAGGTGATATTGACAATCTGGCACTTTTGTTAAAGAATGTCTCCAGCAAATATCGCTATGGCAATGATTTTACACTGAATGGATTAAAAAGAGCGATCGCCGAAGTTTTGACACTCTTCCCGATTTACCGCACCTACATTACGCCCGATGGAATTGGAGAAAGCGATCGCGCTACCATTCAGAAAGTAATTGATCAAGCCAAAGAACAAGTGCCCCTGTTGCAGAACGAACTGACTTTTATTGAAAAGTTAATGCTGCTAGAGTTTGATAATTCTTTGACTCAAACAGAACGCGAACAGTGGATATATTTTGTCTTACGGATGCAGCAATACAGCGGCCCGTTAATGGCAAAAGGCGTAGAAGACACCACATTATATGTTTATAATCGGTTGCTGTCGCTGAATGAAGTCGGGGGAAATCCTGGTCATTTTGGCATCGACTTAGCGAAATTTCATGCCTTTAACAAACAGCATCAAGAAACCTGGCCTCACACAATGAACACCACAGCTACCCACGACACCAAACGCGGCGAAGATGTGCGGGCCAGATTGAATGTCCTCTCAGAAATCCCCGATGAATGGGATCAGCAGGTAAATACCTGGAGTGCCATGAATCGAGGACATCGTAGCCATCGCCACGGCTTTGCTATGCCCGATCGCAACGACGAGTATTTTCTCTATCAAACCTTGCTTGGGGCGTTTCCTTTTGCAGAACACGAACATGCGTCCTTCGTGGAACGGGTGAAAGACTATATAATTAAGGCAATTCGAGAAGCGAAAGTGCATACAGCATGGTTGCGACCTGATAGCGAGTATGAAGAAGCTTGTACCTCCTTTATTGAGAAAGTACTCGACCCTTCCCTCTCCGGCGAATTTCTAGAAGCTTTTCGTCCTTTTCAAGGGCGAATTGCAGAGTATGGTATCTTCAATTCCCTTTCCCAAACTCTACTGAAGATTACCGCCCCCGGCGTACCCGATGTATACCAAGGAACAGAACTTTGGGAATTAAGCCTAGTTGATCCAGATAACCGCCGCCCGGTAGATTTTGAACAGCGACGCACCTACTTAAGCGCCATCCGGGAACAGGTGAAAACCGACACTCTGGCTTTGATTCAAGAATTGCTGAATGATAAAACCGACGGCAGAATCAAACTGTTTTTAACGGCTCAATTACTCCAAGCCAGAACAAACTATGTCTCATTATTCCAAGACGGCGACTATCTCCCCTTAGAAATTCAGGGAACCTACGCCAATCACATAATCGCCTTTGCGCGACGGGAAGGCAATCAAACAGCGATCGCGATCGCGCCTCGCTTTTTAACAAACCTCATCCAACCAGGAGACAACCCCTTAGGCGAGTCAGTATGGCAAGATACGCACCTGCAATTACCCCCTGGAACTCCCTCCACCTGGAAAAACGTCCTTACTCAACAACCCTTACAAACCACACAAACCCTATCTATCGGATCAGCCCTCGCCCATTTCCCAGTCGCCCTATTAATTAGTAGCGCCCAATAA
- a CDS encoding nicotinate phosphoribosyltransferase yields the protein MAISQIIANITQYISEAAMRIFGPTDDAYPVIGVQPFTGEPYDKRTADTW from the coding sequence ATGGCTATTTCCCAAATCATTGCGAACATAACCCAGTATATTTCTGAAGCTGCAATGCGGATTTTTGGCCCTACTGATGATGCTTATCCTGTTATTGGCGTACAACCTTTTACAGGTGAGCCTTACGATAAGCGTACAGCCGATACTTGGTAG
- a CDS encoding NUDIX hydrolase, protein MPGRSQKKIPTPLNQQPLADFKVGVDNVIFSVDTVQNRLLVLLVMRQQEPFLNHWSLPGTLVRPGESLEDAAYRIMAEKIKVNNLYLEQLYTFGGPNRDPREATDSYGVRYLSVSYFALVRFEEAELIADRMTGIAWYPVKQVPQLAFDHNEILAYGHRRLRNKLEYSPVAFEVLPEMFTLNDLYQLYATVLGDNFSDYSNFRARLLKLGFLCDTGIKVSRGAGRPASLYKFDAEAFAPLKDKPLVFI, encoded by the coding sequence ATGCCAGGACGTTCACAAAAAAAGATACCAACTCCGTTAAACCAACAACCTTTGGCCGATTTCAAGGTTGGTGTTGATAATGTAATTTTTTCTGTAGATACTGTACAAAATCGGCTGTTAGTTCTACTAGTAATGCGACAGCAAGAACCATTTTTAAATCATTGGAGTCTTCCCGGTACTTTGGTACGTCCAGGAGAGTCTTTAGAAGATGCCGCCTATCGCATTATGGCAGAGAAAATTAAGGTCAACAATCTCTATTTAGAACAACTCTATACATTTGGCGGGCCGAATCGCGATCCACGGGAAGCAACTGATAGTTATGGTGTGCGTTATCTATCAGTTAGTTACTTTGCCCTAGTGCGATTTGAAGAAGCCGAATTAATTGCCGATCGCATGACTGGCATAGCTTGGTATCCAGTAAAACAAGTGCCGCAATTAGCTTTTGACCATAATGAAATTTTGGCTTATGGACATAGGCGGTTGCGAAATAAATTAGAGTATAGCCCGGTGGCTTTTGAAGTCTTGCCAGAAATGTTCACCTTGAATGATTTATATCAGTTATACGCCACAGTTTTAGGTGATAACTTTTCTGATTATTCTAATTTTAGAGCGCGTCTACTCAAGTTAGGTTTTTTATGCGATACCGGAATTAAAGTATCACGAGGTGCTGGTCGTCCGGCTAGCTTGTATAAGTTTGACGCCGAAGCTTTTGCTCCCTTAAAAGATAAACCCTTGGTGTTTATTTAA
- a CDS encoding nicotinate-nucleotide adenylyltransferase: MRIALFGTSADPPTAGHQEILSWLSERYDGVAVWAADNPFKSHQTPLEHRAAMLQLLIANIDAPRHNIALEQELSSFRTLETVEKAKLTWGEDAELTLIIGSDLLSQLPRWYRIEDLLQEVQLLIVPRPGYAIDESSSEVVQKLGGKIAIASLTGLDVSSTAYREHGDSQALTAPVVAYINREHLYECQDVHKKRYQLR, encoded by the coding sequence ATGAGAATTGCTTTGTTTGGAACTAGTGCCGATCCGCCAACTGCTGGACATCAAGAAATTCTGAGTTGGTTGTCTGAGCGTTATGATGGGGTAGCGGTTTGGGCAGCAGATAATCCATTTAAGTCCCATCAAACACCCTTAGAACATCGGGCGGCAATGCTGCAACTGTTGATTGCGAATATAGACGCGCCACGGCACAATATTGCTTTGGAACAAGAATTGAGTAGCTTCAGAACACTGGAAACAGTGGAAAAAGCAAAGCTTACTTGGGGTGAAGATGCTGAATTGACGTTGATTATTGGTTCAGATTTACTGAGTCAACTACCACGTTGGTATCGCATTGAAGATTTGTTACAGGAAGTGCAACTACTGATTGTGCCGCGACCGGGATATGCAATAGATGAATCTAGTTCAGAGGTAGTACAAAAGCTGGGAGGGAAGATTGCGATCGCTAGTCTGACCGGTCTAGATGTTTCCTCAACAGCGTACCGCGAACATGGAGATTCTCAAGCCCTCACAGCCCCTGTAGTTGCCTATATTAATCGAGAGCATTTGTACGAATGCCAGGACGTTCACAAAAAAAGATACCAACTCCGTTAA
- the treZ gene encoding malto-oligosyltrehalose trehalohydrolase, translating into MRIGANYLGDGECEFTVWSPLLDGVTVQILTPEQQLIPLKPQSEGYWQTKVNDVYPGTLYRYVLNGQDAFADPASQYQPEGVHGPSQIVDQHFDWTDEGWTGIPVESMIFYEVHVGTFTPEGTFTAIIPRLPDLKELGINAIEIMPISQFPGDTHIEASLAYRNWGYDGVYPYAVQNSYGSPANLKELVNACHQHGIAVVLDVVYNHFGPEGNYMSQFAPYFTKTYKTPWGEALNFDDAHSQGVRNYFIENALYWLREFHIDALRLDAIQAIYDLGAKHFLWELAEAVHHFSQQGQKWKRHLIAESDQNNPQIIRPVELGGYGLDAQWSDDFHHSLHALLTGDRQGYYQDFGQVAQLAKAYEDTFVYDWKYAPHRKRFHGVSCRDRPLSQFTICIQNHDQIGNQMKGERLSQRISFEGLKLAAGAVLLSPNLPLLFMGEEYGETAPFIYFVSHSDPDLIQAVRAGRKQEFEAFHFADDPPDPESSETFLKSKLNWELRNDGKHKVLWDWYRQLINFRKTHPALLNQDRNSIKATSDEEKQLVIVRRWCESSELIFVMNFNSSPVTVNLPFEQNANKLLDSADTSWSGHGSEAPEHLSVGQEVKLQPTSLVLYEKG; encoded by the coding sequence GTGAGAATAGGTGCTAACTACTTGGGTGACGGAGAGTGTGAATTTACAGTTTGGTCTCCGCTATTAGATGGTGTCACGGTACAAATTTTGACGCCAGAACAGCAGTTAATTCCGCTCAAGCCTCAGTCTGAGGGATACTGGCAAACGAAAGTCAACGATGTATATCCAGGCACGCTTTATCGGTATGTCTTAAATGGGCAAGATGCTTTTGCCGATCCTGCGTCGCAGTATCAACCGGAAGGGGTGCATGGGCCGTCGCAAATTGTCGATCAACACTTTGATTGGACTGATGAAGGGTGGACTGGGATTCCTGTGGAGTCGATGATTTTCTATGAAGTTCACGTTGGGACTTTCACGCCTGAAGGAACTTTCACCGCCATTATTCCCCGCTTACCGGATTTGAAAGAACTGGGAATTAACGCTATTGAAATCATGCCCATCTCCCAGTTTCCGGGAGATACCCATATTGAAGCATCTCTGGCATACCGCAACTGGGGTTATGACGGCGTTTATCCTTATGCGGTGCAAAACTCCTACGGTAGCCCAGCCAATCTGAAGGAACTGGTAAATGCTTGCCACCAACACGGAATTGCCGTAGTGCTGGATGTGGTGTATAACCACTTTGGGCCAGAAGGGAACTATATGAGTCAGTTCGCGCCCTACTTTACTAAAACCTATAAAACGCCTTGGGGCGAAGCGCTGAATTTCGACGATGCCCATAGTCAGGGTGTGCGAAATTATTTTATCGAAAATGCGCTTTACTGGTTGCGCGAGTTCCACATAGATGCATTGCGGCTGGATGCCATTCAAGCAATTTACGACTTGGGGGCGAAGCATTTTCTGTGGGAACTGGCGGAAGCAGTTCATCATTTTTCACAACAAGGGCAAAAATGGAAACGTCATCTAATTGCTGAAAGTGACCAGAATAATCCGCAAATAATTCGTCCGGTAGAATTGGGTGGATATGGTCTTGATGCCCAGTGGAGTGATGATTTTCACCACTCATTGCACGCACTGTTGACAGGCGATCGCCAAGGATACTATCAAGATTTTGGGCAAGTAGCTCAGTTGGCAAAAGCGTATGAAGATACTTTTGTCTACGATTGGAAGTACGCACCACACCGCAAACGATTTCATGGCGTATCTTGCCGCGATCGCCCCCTGTCGCAATTTACAATCTGTATTCAGAATCACGATCAAATCGGCAATCAAATGAAAGGAGAACGCCTCAGCCAGCGAATCTCTTTTGAGGGATTAAAGTTAGCTGCTGGTGCTGTGCTACTGTCGCCCAACTTACCCCTGTTGTTCATGGGAGAAGAATACGGCGAAACAGCACCCTTCATTTACTTTGTTAGTCACTCCGATCCAGATTTAATTCAAGCAGTTCGAGCCGGACGCAAACAAGAATTTGAAGCATTTCACTTCGCAGATGATCCCCCAGATCCTGAATCGTCAGAAACTTTCCTAAAGTCTAAACTCAACTGGGAATTACGCAATGACGGTAAGCACAAAGTTCTATGGGATTGGTATCGTCAGTTAATTAATTTCCGCAAGACGCATCCAGCACTTTTGAATCAAGACCGCAACTCGATCAAAGCGACTAGCGATGAAGAGAAGCAGTTGGTCATCGTGCGTCGTTGGTGCGAATCAAGTGAACTAATATTTGTGATGAATTTCAATTCGTCTCCAGTGACAGTGAATTTGCCGTTTGAGCAAAATGCTAATAAATTGTTAGACTCTGCTGATACCTCATGGTCTGGACATGGTTCTGAAGCTCCTGAACATCTGTCTGTAGGTCAAGAAGTGAAATTGCAACCTACTAGTTTAGTACTCTATGAAAAAGGATGA
- a CDS encoding thiol-disulfide oxidoreductase DCC family protein — translation MNYYVIYDGNCNLCVTLVQLLETLDQGKLFRYSPMQDEQTLLRWGITAQDCEQGMILIDANEPQRRWQGSNAAEEIGRLLPAGSIFVDAYRALPGMKWAGDRFYEQIRDNRYTIFGKRSNTYQSAYCVDGSCN, via the coding sequence ATGAATTACTACGTAATCTACGACGGGAATTGTAATCTCTGCGTTACCCTAGTGCAATTGCTAGAAACCTTAGACCAAGGAAAGCTGTTTCGCTACAGTCCTATGCAAGATGAGCAAACACTTTTACGGTGGGGAATTACAGCCCAAGACTGTGAACAGGGGATGATTTTAATTGATGCCAATGAACCTCAGAGACGTTGGCAAGGTAGTAATGCAGCTGAAGAAATTGGGCGATTATTGCCAGCAGGAAGTATTTTTGTAGACGCTTATCGAGCTTTACCGGGCATGAAATGGGCAGGCGATCGCTTTTACGAACAAATCCGCGATAATCGCTACACCATATTTGGTAAGCGTTCTAATACATATCAATCGGCATACTGTGTGGATGGTAGCTGCAATTAA